A DNA window from Pseudomonadota bacterium contains the following coding sequences:
- a CDS encoding NAD(P)-dependent oxidoreductase has protein sequence MHDLESQRAASREATRHGAPARTVNPFFGVGPITDVVTDEMVGRENRFAFDRWLEETYRKLDDTGRDLGPLTTAEIGRSMHRGYPADAILLDMMHHIHRYFGLPEANPMAVGLGGGHSGFTVAIMHLMNPNLEHQRVFVDTPRPESEAAARGGFFRQSWGTQILELQQFAANGNADKIHFADAEGSIPSADELEALGITLFVGVGHETTGATTYTESEVASLLTWLGGDPANRHAMIDATSMLGAMPWSQPVVDDFMQKCCIFTPFQKAIGGVSGYFLASFTPAAMQLIDDNQKNPAWAIARQLKLVVPTDAKKPLTGDQSVGLGPFYDAAAHKMTGGVINTFSSLAFAETTYCLLRVEKLIGPVSNMNARSAANRQRITDWLEGQSLLQAGVANADKRGAAVTLLAVNDPGITDAGLHARIIARSKQLLGYEGITHPNGDHEPGLDAARYVNAFPGTPGDYRAWINGIRDADDIERLLENISYAYHRAKIVVLEEELATEGVHFDADTVSGPAARVDDPSRAYRILIADLVGLSFDADGKPDPSEVRAHIEAEGASFTDGAWDGRELPPGQHFFYLPNLSTEAELTAACCDNQYDAVIAAATFLPANATFPEGGVRIGAGTGNMACACWGGGDGAGGSAPLMNTPSFNSRATAQSVMKALLKVVPDLDVAGMHARVVAGDFDTGKHLCEYPTQKLEGKRLGVIGYGNIGREVALLGKAFGMDVTVHARARHQAWIESEGFRYAATPAAAAEGADVLSPHTGLGAKGADGRFANAGLVDAAVLSQLNPGAVLINYDRGEVVDADALRDAMTAGRVRYAAIDADLFVAEDGSLSGPMVPYRPLLDAFPGRLELLPHAAADTEHTSRVAGAIQAVNQLLNAIRYRTVVNVKGDIPPGYSDGGAHTVAGVGKVSPSAIARRTADGEALTRLRDTAETLAAILGALESTRDATRRAELLEAHAATLVMANNRLRRDSDVFGLNGNFG, from the coding sequence ATGCACGACCTCGAATCGCAACGCGCTGCATCGCGCGAGGCCACCCGGCACGGCGCGCCCGCGCGCACCGTCAACCCGTTTTTCGGCGTCGGGCCCATCACGGACGTGGTCACAGACGAGATGGTCGGGCGTGAGAACCGCTTTGCCTTTGACCGCTGGTTGGAGGAGACCTACCGCAAGCTCGACGACACCGGCCGGGATCTCGGGCCCTTGACGACAGCCGAAATCGGTCGATCGATGCACCGCGGCTACCCGGCCGACGCGATTCTGCTGGACATGATGCACCACATCCACCGGTACTTCGGTTTGCCCGAAGCGAACCCGATGGCCGTCGGCCTCGGGGGCGGTCACTCGGGCTTCACGGTGGCGATCATGCACCTGATGAACCCGAACCTCGAGCACCAACGGGTGTTCGTCGACACGCCGCGACCCGAATCCGAGGCGGCCGCCCGTGGCGGTTTTTTCCGTCAGAGCTGGGGCACACAGATTCTGGAGTTGCAGCAGTTTGCGGCCAACGGCAACGCCGACAAGATCCACTTTGCCGACGCCGAGGGCAGCATTCCGTCGGCGGACGAACTCGAGGCACTCGGCATTACCCTGTTCGTCGGTGTCGGCCACGAGACCACCGGCGCCACGACCTACACCGAGTCCGAAGTCGCCTCCCTGCTCACGTGGTTGGGCGGCGACCCGGCCAATCGCCACGCCATGATCGATGCGACATCCATGCTCGGCGCCATGCCCTGGAGTCAGCCGGTGGTCGATGACTTCATGCAGAAGTGCTGCATATTCACGCCCTTTCAGAAAGCCATTGGCGGGGTGTCCGGCTACTTCCTTGCCTCGTTCACCCCGGCCGCGATGCAGTTGATCGACGACAACCAGAAAAACCCGGCGTGGGCCATCGCACGGCAATTGAAACTGGTGGTGCCGACTGACGCGAAGAAGCCGCTGACAGGTGACCAGTCTGTCGGCCTGGGACCGTTCTACGACGCCGCCGCCCACAAGATGACAGGCGGCGTAATCAACACCTTCTCATCCCTTGCGTTTGCCGAGACCACCTATTGCCTGCTGCGCGTCGAGAAGCTGATTGGCCCGGTCAGCAACATGAACGCGCGCTCGGCGGCCAACCGCCAACGTATCACCGACTGGCTCGAAGGACAGTCTCTGCTGCAAGCCGGGGTTGCAAACGCGGACAAGCGGGGCGCTGCAGTGACCTTGCTCGCCGTCAATGACCCCGGCATCACGGACGCCGGCCTGCATGCACGCATCATCGCGCGCTCGAAACAGTTGCTGGGCTACGAAGGCATTACGCACCCCAATGGCGACCACGAGCCGGGGCTCGACGCAGCGCGCTACGTCAACGCCTTCCCCGGTACCCCGGGCGACTACCGAGCGTGGATCAACGGTATCCGCGACGCCGACGACATCGAGCGCCTGCTCGAGAACATCAGCTACGCCTACCACCGCGCCAAAATCGTGGTGCTCGAGGAGGAGCTCGCCACCGAGGGCGTCCACTTCGACGCCGACACCGTGTCTGGGCCGGCAGCGCGCGTCGACGACCCGTCGAGAGCGTATCGCATCCTGATCGCTGACCTCGTTGGCCTGTCCTTCGACGCCGATGGCAAGCCCGACCCCTCCGAGGTCAGGGCACACATCGAGGCAGAGGGCGCGAGCTTCACCGACGGCGCCTGGGATGGCCGTGAACTGCCGCCGGGCCAGCACTTCTTCTACCTGCCCAACCTGTCCACCGAAGCCGAATTGACGGCAGCGTGCTGCGACAACCAGTACGACGCCGTGATCGCTGCCGCGACTTTTCTGCCCGCCAACGCCACCTTCCCCGAAGGCGGTGTGCGGATCGGCGCCGGCACCGGCAACATGGCCTGCGCCTGCTGGGGCGGCGGCGACGGCGCCGGCGGGTCGGCGCCGCTGATGAACACACCGAGCTTCAACAGCCGGGCGACTGCGCAGAGTGTGATGAAAGCGCTGCTCAAGGTCGTGCCCGATCTCGACGTGGCCGGGATGCATGCGCGAGTCGTCGCCGGCGACTTCGACACCGGCAAGCACTTGTGCGAATACCCCACGCAAAAGCTCGAGGGCAAGCGCCTGGGTGTGATCGGTTACGGCAACATCGGCCGTGAGGTCGCCCTGCTCGGCAAAGCCTTTGGCATGGACGTGACCGTGCACGCGCGTGCGCGTCACCAGGCCTGGATCGAGTCCGAGGGTTTTCGCTACGCAGCGACACCGGCAGCGGCGGCCGAGGGCGCCGACGTGCTCTCACCGCACACCGGCCTCGGCGCCAAGGGCGCCGACGGTCGCTTCGCCAACGCCGGGCTCGTCGATGCCGCGGTGCTGAGCCAACTCAACCCTGGCGCGGTGCTGATCAACTACGACCGTGGAGAAGTGGTCGACGCGGACGCGTTGCGTGACGCCATGACGGCGGGCCGGGTACGCTACGCCGCGATCGACGCCGACCTGTTCGTCGCCGAGGACGGCAGCTTGTCTGGTCCGATGGTGCCCTACCGCCCGCTGCTCGATGCGTTCCCGGGCCGACTGGAGCTGTTGCCGCACGCAGCTGCCGACACGGAGCACACATCGCGTGTTGCCGGTGCAATCCAGGCAGTGAACCAGTTGCTGAATGCGATCCGCTACCGCACGGTGGTCAACGTCAAGGGCGACATCCCGCCGGGCTACAGCGACGGAGGCGCGCACACGGTCGCCGGGGTCGGCAAGGTCTCACCGTCGGCGATCGCACGTCGGACGGCGGACGGCGAGGCATTGACCCGCTTGCGCGACACCGCCGAAACCCTCGCGGCGATCCTCGGCGCTCTCGAGAGCACGCGCGATGCCACCCGACGTGCGGAGTTGCTCGAGGCGCACGCGGCGACGCTGGTCATGGCCAACAACCGGTTGCGCCGCGACAGCGACGTCTTCGGGTTGAACGGCAACTTCGGCTAG